Genomic DNA from Ruminococcus sp. OA3:
AAGTTAAACACTCCACGGACAATCGGCGTCTTTTTCAGCAGCGGACTTTTTATAATGCTTTTATACGGCTCCGTCTTTACTTCGATTTCACCGTCCGGTTTACGTACCGCCACCGAATACACATCCTCATGGCGCATCATGATTCCTTCCAGCACTGCCTGCCCGCCAATATTTGATGATTTCATATATATATTGTCCCCTTAAATCTATTCACATTAGAAAAATAGGTTGAGATTGTGCCAATCTCAACCTGTTTTAACGTCTCTTATTTATTATCGCTCATTCCGTATTTCTTATTAAACTTATCAATACGTCCGCGTGCAGCTGCTGCCTTCTGCTGTCCTGTGTAGAACGGATGGCATTTTGAGCAGATTTCTACGTGGATATCCTTCTTTGTAGATCCCGTAGTAAATGTATTACCGCAGTTGCAGGTTACTGTTGCCTGATGGTACTCTGGATGGATTCCTTCTCTCATTTTTTTCACCTCTTCTATCTGTTATTCTTCATTATTTAAATCATATCACGATTTTCTCAATTTAAACAGCTTTTGAATTATATCATGTCCTTATTACAAATGCAAGTTTCTTTAAAGAAATTTTTGTTTTTTCACCATTTGTACAAATTCCAGATTTGTCTTCGTCCTCGAAAACATGTTCAGGATATTTTCTACCGCATCTTCTGATTTCATTCCATTCAGCGCTTTCCGCATAATATACGTTGCTTCCTGCTCTTCCTGAGTCAGAAGAAGATCATCACGGCGTGTTCCTGATTTTCCAATGTCAATAGCAGGAAACACCCGCTTCTCCTGAAGTTTCCGGTCAAGAACAAGTTCCATATTACCCGTTCCTTTAAACTCCTCGTACACAACATCATCCATCTTACTGCCGGTATCCACAAGAGCCGTTGCCAGTATCGTCAGGCTTCCGCCCTCTCTCATATTTCTGGCGGCGCCAAAGAAACGCTTCGGCATATGAAGCGCTGCCGGATCCAGACCGCCGGAAAGCGTCCTGCCGCTTGGCGGCACCGTGAGATTATACGCTCTCGCAAGACGTGTAATACTGTCAATAAAGATCGTCACATCTTTTTTATGTTCAACCAGACGCTTCGCCCTTTCAATAACCATCTCCGAAACTCGTTTGTGATGTTCCGGTAGTTCATCAAACGTCGAATATATAACTTCTACATTCGGCCCTTTGATCGCTTCTTTTATATCCGTCACTTCTTCCGGCCGTTCATCAATCAGCAGAATAATCAGATGCATGTCCGGACTGTTCTTCAGAATTGATTTTGCAGCATCCTTGAGAAGTGTCGTCTTTCCTGCCTTTGGAGGTGAAACGATCATACCTCTCTGTCCTTTTCCGATAGGGCTTACCAAATCCACAATCCTCATCGCCAGACTTCCACCCTGGCGTTCCAGCCGCAGGCGTTCATTCGGAAAAACAGGCGTCATATCCTCAAAGTTGCAGCGTTTCACGCTTTCATTCGGAGACAGGCCGTTTATCCTAGTTACATACAGCAACGCGCTGAATTTTTCATTCTGGGATTTCACCCGGGTATTACCCTGAAGAATATCACCGGTTTTGAGATTAAAACGGCGTATTTGAGACGGAGAAACGTAAACATCATGTTCCCCTGGGAGATAGTTTTCACATCGGATGAACCCATATCCGTCGCTCATCACTTCCAGGATACCGTTCGCTGATTCACCGCTGTCAAGCTGATTGTAATCTACCCTGCCCTTTTCTTCTGTCTCTTTTTCAATCCGTTTTTCTGAATCACTCTCAGGTGCGGTTTCAAGTTTCTCTTTTTCATCTTCCTGCACCATAAGTTCAATCAGCTCGCTCTTCTTCATCGTGGATATTCCCTTTAAACCACGTCTTTTAGCAGCATCACGCAATACTCCTACCTGTAATGTTTCATATTTTTCTCTCATCAAATCCATTTACCTCGTATTCGAAAATCAGGTTCCAGTTACTTCCAGTATACCAAATCATAACCTTTCATACAACACCGAAAAATTTTCCTTTCTCACAACCCTGATAAAAGGTGCATCTGCGAACTGTTGTTCCATTCGCAGATGCACCTGATTTATTACATATTATAAGTTTAGCGTCGTTAATTCCAGTATTTCTCCACATGTGTTTTCGTATATTCTGCCGCCGTCCTGATATTCTCCTCATTTGAGAGAGCATAATATTCTGGACGGAACACCTCCATCGTGCATACACCGCCCTCAAATCCGATCTTTTTGAGTGTATCCGCGTAGCGTTTATGATCCAGACAGTCTCCCGGCAATCCCGGCCACAGGCGCTTTTCATCTGTATTATACGCGGCACCGCAAGGCATATTTTCCATCCCGTTCAAATGCCATACAAAAATCTTCTTTCCGTCGGCCTTTTCAAGGTTATCAAAAGAGGACGCCATCGCATGGAAATGATACTGGTCAAGCGTGATTCCTACCATCGAAGAATCCACTTCCTGCACAATCGCATACGCGTCTTCAAAACGATTGATCGACATACCCGGAGCGCCGCAGAATTCCAGCGAAAGCCTGATTCCGTGAGGTTCTGCTTTTTTCACCATATCCCTGAGTACTGCGACAGCATCTTCACGAATCTCATCGATTGTAGCATGAACGGGCAGATCCATGGAAGGCACAACAACGATCATCTTACACTGAAGTTTGTTGCAGATTCCAATAATTCTGTCCAGTCTGGCCATCACTGCATCTTTCTCCTCCTGCGTCTGCTTCATATTGAAAAAGACCAGTGCATTATAGGAAAGCATTTTCAGCTTATGGTTCGGATCAGCAAACCATGCAGCGAGATCATCCACCGTATATTTCCCTTCTGCAAGATCACGCTCAAGACATTCCGACTGAATATCTATGTAGTCAAAGCCGTATTTTTCACAGAGTTCCAGATCCTCCATTACTGAATGATTTTTGCAAAAACGATTACATCCTTCATTAAATCCCGTTTTCATAATAGCCTGTTCCTTTCTTAAACTGATCATATTATTTTTTATAGAAGTCAGGTGTTCCGCCGGTGATGACTTTTTCTGTTTTTCCGGATTTCTGAGATGCAACAAGAGCATCTGCTGTAATCGCAGCCGTGTAGCCGTCCCATGCAGAAGAACCGCCCGTAGTTCCAGCTTTTGCATTATCAACCCAGTCCTGCAGTTCCACATCATAAGAATCAATAAAACGCAGGATCCAGTTCTTTTCAATGGCAGTGGCCACCTCAAAATTCCTGCGTGTGGTCGGGAAGGACGGGCATGGCAGATTGATGACGCCGTCTTCGCAGACAACTTCGCAGTTGATATCATATCCGAATCCACAGTTCACATTGACTTCCAGCATGCAGACAACGCCGCCTTTTGTTTTCATAATCATAACCTGTGGATCTCTCAGTCCCTCATGCGCATTTTTAGTTACTTTAGGCATAATGCACTGAACTTCATCCCACTCATCACCGCCGATCAGCCAGGGCAGTACATCGATCTCATGGATTGCTGTGTCTGTGACAGCCATCTCTGTCGTATAGTCATCTGCAACAGACTCCGCACGGTGAGTACATTTCAAAACCAGAGGAGCTCCAAAATCACCAGTTTCAATCAGCTCTCTGACCTGATTGTATCCGCGGTCATAGCGGCGCATAAAACCAACCTGAACCAGATGTTTTCCGGAGGCAATTTCTGCATCTACAATCTCTTTGCATTCTGCCGCAGTTGTAGTCAGAGGCTTCTCTGTGAACACCGGTTTTTCCGCAGCGATGGCCCTGAGAATGGCATCTTTGTGATAATTTCCAGGAGTCGTAACAACAACCGCATCAACTTCCGAATCGTTGATCAATTCTGCAGCATCCGTATAAACCCTGACTCCTCCGACCAGCTCAGATGCTGCCCTTGCACCTTCCTCAAAAACATCGCATACAGCGGTAACTGTGACTCCCTGGATCTTGTACTGAAGACGTTTTGCATGTTCTTTACCAATCATTCCGCACCCGATAATACCCACTCTCAAATCCATTCTCAAATCCTCCATAGCTAATTTGCTCTGCACTCATACATTTTGTATTCGTGTCCATCTATTTGTTACGTACATTATATTCTAGCGTTCACGAGAACGCAATAGGTTTTACCAAAAAATCCTTTTTTCATAGGATATTACAATAAACGCTTATGTTTTTTAGGCTATTTTCCCAATTTCAGCGTTTTTTTTAGCTTTATGCACGCAAGCCAAAAAAATAACCGTATCAATGCTGATACAGTTATTTTAATTTGCGTTCAATATGCACGCTTTTTTATCCCTCTGCTGAAGAGGGCTGTTTTGCTTACTTCAAATTATATTTTGTTACAACGCTTGGCTCAATATACTCACTTGGTTCCGCCGGATTCAATCCTTTTGCCACATAATCATAGAGAATATAAAGCGGGCGGTACCCCTGGTATTCGGCCCCCTGCCCAAACAGCAGGCTGATACGGCCCGCCTTCAGATCTTTGACATTCATCGGATTGGCATCAAAGGTGAACACACGAATCTGCCCCGTCTTCCCCGCTTCCTCAATCGCGCTGCACACACCCTGTGTACCGTTCGATGCCGAAAACACTCCCGCAATGTCCGGATGCTCGCCGAGGGCCGTCTTAGTAATCTCATACGCAAAAGTATCATTGTCAAAACAGGCCTGCAGCGGAAGCAGCTCAACCTTCGGAAAATCCCTCTGCAGCACTTCCATAAAACCTTTTGCACGGATGTAATGGGCATAGTTCGTCAGGTGCGCCGTGATAGGCAGCACTTTCCCGCCACCCGCAAACATATATCCCATCATGACACCCGCGATCTGACCCCCGACATAATTGTCCATTCCCACATAACACAGGCGCCTGCTGTCCGGCAAGTCTCCGTTGAAAACCACCACCGGTATCCCGGACTCCACAAGGCCGTCAACCCGCTTTGCCACATCCGGTTCCGTAACCGGCGTAAATGCGATCGCCTGACATCCCTCCTCCAAAAACTCATCGATCGCCGACATCTCCGCCTTCTTATCAATTGTCGGATGCGTTTTAATCAGAGTCGTCACTCCAAATGCTTTTAGTTCAGCAGCCGCCTTCTCTGCCCCCGCAAGCACCATCTGCATTGTTGGCGTCGCAACCGACTGCACATAAACGCCAAATTTAAACTCTCTGCCCGCAAGCACCAGAGCCTGCCCCGCAGGATGAGGCTGGTACCCCAGCTCATCCGCAATTCTTCTGATTCGCTCTGCAACCTCCGGTTTAACACGCCCCCGGTTATGCAGTGCACGGTCAACAGTTCCCCGCGAAACACCTGCAAGCTCTGCGATCTGTTTTGATGTAACCGCCATTTTAACCTCCCATGCCGCACTTCAGTCACTTGTAACGTATTTATTACGGAATATTCTACATGATAATAAATTGTCTGTCAAACAGCTCATAAATACCTTCTTCAGAAGATAATTCGAGATTAACACAGACAGAAAAGGGCGCTTACCATCGAATCCAGAAGGAATTTTCAGTAAACAGAAATCGCCGCAACACTGATCTTTAATCAGAGCTCCGGCGATTCTGTTCAGTGCGGGCAACAGGACTTGAACCCGTATCAAGCATATTTCAGTAAAGTGCGTATTTACGCCATTTCCCCCGTAAGCCCCGTATTTACTGCGTTTCTGCGTGTATCTATAATATAATAATTGTAACTTAAATATAATTATTAGACCCCAATAATAAGGCTATGCAACACGAAATGCAACACGGAATTCCTTCATATATAAGATATATTTCCGGACAAAACTGACAGGGCACCTTGTAATCTACATCCAAAATTGTTATAATATCTTTGCAGGGGAGCGGTGGCAAGCCCGCCCTCCTTTGCATTACCGGGCTGATTTATTCAGCCTTTTTCTCTGCGTCTTTAAGGATTGTCAAACTGTCGATTTTCTTCAGTGCCTCTTCTTTATCTTTACTTCCTTCGACTATCATTCTGACCATTTCCATGATTGTTTTAAATTCGTCTTTTGTCATCTCTTCCATTTCGCTCTCCTTTCCCCGCTTGCCCGGTCATTAAGTTAATCTCTTAACTTAAGTATATTATATCATATTGGTTACCAATATTCAAGCGTTTTTCTTCTTTTCTATGATTATTTTTCCGTCCTTATAAGATACCGTAACGCATTTATCATCTGGTGTCACTCCCATTTCCTTGACCATATCCGCCGGGAGGCTGATTTTATAATTGACCGAGTTTTTCCCGGCAGTCCCTCCTGCCTTTGCTATGATGATGTTTCTCTCTACCATGTTTTACCCTCCTTGTATTGGTTACCTATATAATAACATTATTGGTTACCAAAAACAATAAAAACTTAAAAAAAACCATTGACTATTAGTTACCAATGATGTACAAGGTAAAGAAAACTCTGAAACATATATAGCGTTCCGGATAATACCGGAAGAAAGGAGTCGATATAATCGGCGATAGAATTGCAACTTTGGAAAAGTTTTTTAAAGTTAGCAAACCAAAAGACCTGGATCCAATTGAATGAATGGAATGGGGAGAGGAGCATCAGCAACCGTTCCCGGTATAAGAACATTCCCCCGGCATAGCGCAGCCGGGGGTTTTCACAAGATATAGCGTCAGAAACTTCGATTGCTTATTGCAACGTCAATGAGTTACACACTGCCCTCCTCTCTGATAAGACTATTTCAAGCCCATCACAGGACAGGCTTAAAGCGCGATCAGATCCCGCAGGGTCTTCTCCCCTGCAACACCGTCTACACCGCCGCAGATGCCCGGGGACTGCTTTTCCCGGTCCCTCTGATAAGCAGTAATGGCATAGACCGTGTTGTCCCCGCAGCTCCGGTCGAGCTCCAGGACCTTGCCGTCTTTGCCCTTATAACCACGGGCCCTTAAAATTTCCTGTACCAGCAGCACATGGGTGCCGGCCTCTCCTCTTTTCACTGTTTTCATACTGAACATATATACTGCATCTCCTTTCGGTGTTGTTGGTACATCTCCCCC
This window encodes:
- a CDS encoding Gfo/Idh/MocA family oxidoreductase — encoded protein: MDLRVGIIGCGMIGKEHAKRLQYKIQGVTVTAVCDVFEEGARAASELVGGVRVYTDAAELINDSEVDAVVVTTPGNYHKDAILRAIAAEKPVFTEKPLTTTAAECKEIVDAEIASGKHLVQVGFMRRYDRGYNQVRELIETGDFGAPLVLKCTHRAESVADDYTTEMAVTDTAIHEIDVLPWLIGGDEWDEVQCIMPKVTKNAHEGLRDPQVMIMKTKGGVVCMLEVNVNCGFGYDINCEVVCEDGVINLPCPSFPTTRRNFEVATAIEKNWILRFIDSYDVELQDWVDNAKAGTTGGSSAWDGYTAAITADALVASQKSGKTEKVITGGTPDFYKK
- a CDS encoding sugar phosphate isomerase/epimerase family protein, with protein sequence MKTGFNEGCNRFCKNHSVMEDLELCEKYGFDYIDIQSECLERDLAEGKYTVDDLAAWFADPNHKLKMLSYNALVFFNMKQTQEEKDAVMARLDRIIGICNKLQCKMIVVVPSMDLPVHATIDEIREDAVAVLRDMVKKAEPHGIRLSLEFCGAPGMSINRFEDAYAIVQEVDSSMVGITLDQYHFHAMASSFDNLEKADGKKIFVWHLNGMENMPCGAAYNTDEKRLWPGLPGDCLDHKRYADTLKKIGFEGGVCTMEVFRPEYYALSNEENIRTAAEYTKTHVEKYWN
- a CDS encoding AbrB/MazE/SpoVT family DNA-binding domain-containing protein encodes the protein MVERNIIIAKAGGTAGKNSVNYKISLPADMVKEMGVTPDDKCVTVSYKDGKIIIEKKKNA
- the rho gene encoding transcription termination factor Rho, translating into MREKYETLQVGVLRDAAKRRGLKGISTMKKSELIELMVQEDEKEKLETAPESDSEKRIEKETEEKGRVDYNQLDSGESANGILEVMSDGYGFIRCENYLPGEHDVYVSPSQIRRFNLKTGDILQGNTRVKSQNEKFSALLYVTRINGLSPNESVKRCNFEDMTPVFPNERLRLERQGGSLAMRIVDLVSPIGKGQRGMIVSPPKAGKTTLLKDAAKSILKNSPDMHLIILLIDERPEEVTDIKEAIKGPNVEVIYSTFDELPEHHKRVSEMVIERAKRLVEHKKDVTIFIDSITRLARAYNLTVPPSGRTLSGGLDPAALHMPKRFFGAARNMREGGSLTILATALVDTGSKMDDVVYEEFKGTGNMELVLDRKLQEKRVFPAIDIGKSGTRRDDLLLTQEEQEATYIMRKALNGMKSEDAVENILNMFSRTKTNLEFVQMVKKQKFL
- a CDS encoding LacI family DNA-binding transcriptional regulator; the protein is MAVTSKQIAELAGVSRGTVDRALHNRGRVKPEVAERIRRIADELGYQPHPAGQALVLAGREFKFGVYVQSVATPTMQMVLAGAEKAAAELKAFGVTTLIKTHPTIDKKAEMSAIDEFLEEGCQAIAFTPVTEPDVAKRVDGLVESGIPVVVFNGDLPDSRRLCYVGMDNYVGGQIAGVMMGYMFAGGGKVLPITAHLTNYAHYIRAKGFMEVLQRDFPKVELLPLQACFDNDTFAYEITKTALGEHPDIAGVFSASNGTQGVCSAIEEAGKTGQIRVFTFDANPMNVKDLKAGRISLLFGQGAEYQGYRPLYILYDYVAKGLNPAEPSEYIEPSVVTKYNLK
- the rpmE gene encoding 50S ribosomal protein L31, which translates into the protein MREGIHPEYHQATVTCNCGNTFTTGSTKKDIHVEICSKCHPFYTGQQKAAAARGRIDKFNKKYGMSDNK